The following nucleotide sequence is from Nothobranchius furzeri strain GRZ-AD chromosome 11, NfurGRZ-RIMD1, whole genome shotgun sequence.
CTGTGCACACATGTGCATGCCATGTGTGCACGTTTTAGTATTTTTACTCGTATATGAACATTGTGTGCACTGACACGCTTTTGTGTGTATTAAAAAGTCAGTGTATGTCTACATGTCTTTTGGGAGGGAGTgtcaaatttaatttaatttttagtACATTTCAAGTTCAAGTTCGAATTAGTAAACGTCATAAAATTATAACGCGTCAAAGCTCTTTTTTTATGTGAAAAAGGATTTTCCTCCCAGAAGGTAAAAGTAAATTCTCAAATATTTTATATAATTGTTttcattataattatttattatacAACACTGCAAAAGACTAAAAGCAAATGTTTTTTTCACCCCGTATGAGCATGCAATGCAACTCAAGCCCAGATCATAACCAGACCACCCCTGTGCTAATCAGCTTTACTGATTAGCTTTTTACAGAATTTTCACCAAATTTTGCCTTCTAATTTAATTTTTAAGGCCAGATGGGAAATATTATACTATGCTTTTTCGTTGTGAATTACTAATAAAACAACAAAGAGTAAATTTTCATTCTGGGAAAATGTTCCAATATTTTCCAGTTTGCATATCGGCTGTTTAAAGGATTTGGGgatacaataaaacatttcaggtTAGGTTTTGAATTTAATTATAAACTAGTTCATTGCTGTGCAGATTCACATTTACCCAATCTTTTTAAAATTCTGTTTCCGTGCATTTAAATGAAACAGTTCACAGTTGAAGAACACTATTCAAGCctttaaaaaagtatttttccacagaaaacagTGGCAGCCGGTGGCTATTGTAACTGAGGAGGCGGACCGAACAACATTCATGAGTGTGAAGGTGCATGTGCACACATCCACACAGTTGTTTTAAGTCCATTACTTAACAGGATTCTAATGATTAAAGGCTCAAAGTGATTGATACAGAACCAAGCTCGCGACAGTTCTTTCCTAATTCTGACCTTCAGACAATACATCAGCTGAGCTCAACTTCTTAGATTaaaattgtcaataaaagctgAAATTAGGCAACAAATCCAAACAAAGGTCTTGCCTCTGGGTGAGAAAATGAAGGGTTTCAGTTTTCAtgcaaagaagaagaataagaaaaactCTTGTTTTTTTTATCATAGTTTAACTCCTCATCTATCTGCTAATTTAAGTAATGCTTGCACCTCCCACATGTCCCCCGTAGATACAACTGTATTTATGTGTGTTATTAGAGTAAGGCAGTAACTAAATGATAAACATCATGCAAAGAAAGATCAAAAATGAAATGAGGTTGTCTTGACAGCTGAGTAATATCTCTAGGCAAGCTCTTCCTCATTTAAGACAGCAGAGTTTCATTTAGCCTTGTATTCAGCcccatttatttgtttgttttatacTATTGTCTCCAAGCCAATATTTTTGACTGTAAGGCATGAGCTGAGGTCATTCTTCTTGCACTGTCTTCTTCTCGTGTACCCTGGGAGGCACTACGAGATCGGGCAGATCCGCCTCCTCTGTGGAGGAGGGCACTGCACCGAGTCACTCATCCTCCCTCAAACCACAGAGAAAGAAAACATTGAGACATGGATGAGAGAAAAAAGCAAGTAAATAAGGCAAGGTTTGCTCCTTGAGTGAAATGTGCGTGCAGAGTGGGCACTTTGCCAGGGGTGGGAGGTTTCCGGGAGGGCCACGGTGTGGAGGTGGGCTCTCAATGTGCCGCTTTCAGCAGTTTGGAGGGGCAAGGGAATGGCCTCCGACCCCATCTGTTTCCTGAAGATAGGCCCTGATGGGTGTAAGTGCTCTGAGAGGGCATGATATCCTGACAAAGGGCAGAGCTcacagcaagagagagagagagagagagagagagagagagagggagagactgGATCCTGGAAAGAGCTCTTGTTTTCCTCTGTCCCTCACAAATCTTTGCCGTTTCCTCTTGTTTTTCCCATTCCAAGTTATGGCCATTAGACCGTTTCTTTTTTCCTGAAGGGGCTGGGATTACGTTGTTATTTGGGTAAGGAAGTTTGCAGCCCTTAGAGCTCGACAGCGGGAAGAAGTGGTGTGTAACCCTTTGAACCTGTGGAAATTAGTGTTCTGTGTTTTCCATTCATATCAGCGCACAATGAACCATTGGATTGGAATGTTGGCAAGCTATTTACGTGGGTACACTTTAGAGTCATTGTGAAAGAGAACAGAGACTGTTGCATTAGCTGACTGGCTTAAGTCTCCACACCTGCTCGACCTTGAGTGAAATAGTTAGCAACCCGGTTTCCCTTTCCCTGTCCTCTCCATGAAGCTCATATCCTCACACCAGCCTCATGACATCCTCATCAATCCAGGATCAGCTGTGATACAACACAGCACCCATGCATTCAGACAAATATGGTAATATGGCATGTGTTATAATCTGATATCTGCTGACTGATGTTCTGAAACGCACATATTTCATGAAACTCATCCCTTTTGCAGCAGCAAATTCCCAAAATGGGAGTCTAAGTTGCACATTTAATCTTctctttgctgtttttttttcaagTCTTTTGAaggggttctttttttaaaaaaaaatattccaGTGAGTGTTCAGGAATAATAGAAATGTTCTAATTTACCTCATGCAGGGCTTACATCCTAAAGTACACCCATTGTCTTGTGTTGGCTTTAAATGCCAGAGAGAGTGTGTTTTGAGTCACAGTGGGCTAAGCCATTACATGGCCACATACAAGGTTAATTGTGGTAAAAGTATTTCCACTTATTCTCTCCTCTAATTATACTTTAAATTGCATATTTAAATTTAACTTTTCAGATAACACCTAAGGAGAGCTATTGTTTCCGCTGAAGCtgctgaagaaaaaaaacatgatgTACACTGAAAAGAATTAAAAATTCATACTCCACAAGTTTATAATAACCATGGCAAATAACACCACGGTGGTCCACCTTTGCTATTCAAATGAGTGAGTCTAATATATTTGCACAACAGTTATAAAAGATTAACTCTCTAATTTACTCTTTATTTTTccttcatttttttctgatttGCACTGCTTTCTGTCATCTTCTCCAGACGGCGCTGATCTTGAGGATGACCCTTCATGTTCTTGGCCTGCATCATCTCCCTCCAGTAAAGACCAGACTTCTCCAGGACATTGTGAAGACTATGAATTTGGAGAGGAGGAAGGAGGCCCTGGCCTGCCATATCCATGCCAGTTCTGTGACAAGTCCTTCAGTCGCTTAAGCTTTCTCAAGCGTCACGAACAAAGTCACGGAGATAAACTCCCTTTCAGCTGCACCTTTTGCAGCCGCCTGTTTAAGCACAAGCGCAGCCGAGATCGGCACGTGAAGCTACATACCGGTGATAAGAAGTACCACTGTGGTGAGTGTGACTCTGCTTTCTCTCGCAGTGATCACCTCAAAATCCACATGAAAACCCACGCCTCCAACAAACCCCACAAGTGCCCCGTGTGCCGTCGAGGCTTCCTTTCCTCTAGCTCGCTCCACGGCCACATGCAAGTACATGAGCGGGGAAAAGACGGCAGCAGCTCAAGCTTTTCTAGAGCCGAGGAATGGAAGCTGAAAGAAACCCGGAAATGCAGTCGATGCGAGGAAGGCTTTGACGTTCCGGAGGAGCTCCAGCGGCACATCGCAGAGTGTCACCCTGAGTGCTCTCCGTTAGAAGATGGAGGTCTGGGTGCCACCTTGCAGTGCATCTACTGCCATGAGCCCTTTAGTGATGAGGGCACTCTGCTGACCCACATTGACCAGGCCCATAGTAGAGATAGAAAGGGTCACACCTGTGCTATCTGCTCTGAGCACTTTCTCTCTGTTGAGGACCTCTATGCTCACATGGATATCCACCAGCTCCCTGAATCCAGTAACCATAGTAACAGCCCCTCAATGCTTACTGTGGGCTACACCTCAGTCTCTAGCACTACTCCTGACTCCAATCTTTCTGTTGACAGTTCCACGATGGTGGAAACGGCACCACCTGTGGCCAAGACAAGAGGGAGGAGAAAGAGAGCTGCTCAAAACGCATCTGACTTAGGAGGGCGTTCCTCCAAACAACCCAAAGTCTCTTACAGTTGCATGTACTGTAACAAACAAGTATTCTCCAGCTTGGCTGTACTTCATATCCACCTAAGAACCATGCATCTGGACAAGCCAGAGCAAGCTCACACTTGCCAGTTTTGCTTAGAGGTTTTGCCCTCTTTACTAAATTTAAACGAACATCTTAAACAGGTCCACAATGCAGAAGACCATGCAGCCCTATTAGCCAGCCTGCCGGATGCCCTCCTTCAGTGTAATTTTTGCCCTGAGGTATTAAGTGACTTAAATGCCCTCCAGGAACACATCCGCTGTTCCCATGGATTCCCCAGTCCTGTTGCAAAGGAGAGCAATGCCTTCTTCTGCCCCCAGTGCTTTATGGGGTTCCTGACAGAGGCTACCTTGGAGGAGCATGTTCGTCAAACCCACTGTGATGGAGGAAGCTTGCGCTTTGACTCCCCTTTGGCTGTGACTCCCAAGGAACCCATAGTAGAGGTTTACTCTTGTTCATATTGCACCAACTCACCCATCTTCAACAGTGTTTTGAAGCTAAACAAGCACATTAAGGAGAATCACAAGAACATTCCTCTGGCTCTGAACTACATCAACAATGGAAAGAAATCCCTGCGCACTCTGAGCCCTTCTTCACCAATATCTGTGGAACAAACCTCCATACTGAAACAAGGCAACTCAGCCTCACGAGCCACCAGTGAGTTCATATGCAATCAGTGTGGAGCCAAGTACACAAGCTTAGACCTTTTCCAGACTCATCTCAAAACTCATCTGGACGGTCTACAACCCCAGCTCACATGTCCGCAGTGCAACAAAGAGTTTCCCAACCAAGAGTCTCTACTGAAGCATGTGACAATTCACTTCACCATTACCTCCACGTATTACATATGTGAGAGCTGTGACAAGCAGTTCACTTCGGTGGATGATCTGCAGAAGCACCTTCTTGACATGCATACTTTTGTGTTCTTTCGCTGCACACTTTGCCAGGAGGTGTTTGACTCTAAAGTATCTACCCAACTCCACCTGGCTGTGAAGCACAGCAATGAGAAAAAGGTGTATCGTTGCACATCTTGCAACTGGGACTTCAGACATGAGACTGATCTACAGCTTCATGTCAAACACAGCCATCTGGAGAATCAAGGCCGTGCCCACCGCTGCATTTTTTGCGGGGAGTCCTTTGGCACAGAGGTGGAGCTGCAGTGCCACATCACTACTCACAGCAAGAAATACAACTGTCGCTTCTGCAGTAAGGCCTTCCATGCTATTGTTCTCCTGGAGAAGCATTTAAGGGAGAAACATTGTGTGTTTGAGGGAAAGGCCCAAAACTGTGGCACTAATGGATCTACTTTAAGTGGTGGAGAAGGCCAACCCAAAGAGGACACTGAAATACAAAATATTTTGACTAACAGTCATGGTCCAGGAGCAGGAGGAGCATCTGCTGTAGAAACCCAGAACAGTCATGATGGAAGTGAGGAAGAAGTAGACACTGCAGAGCCCATGTATGGATGTGAAATATGTGGGGCATCTTACACTATGGAGTCACTCCTAACTAACCACCAGTTAAGAGATCACAACATCCGCCCTGGTGAAAGTGCAATGATCAAAAGGAAAGCTGAAATGATCAAGGGCAACCACAAGTGCAATGTCTGTTCCCGTACCTTCTTCTCTGAGGCTGGGCTGAGAGAACATATGCAGACCCACCTTGGGCCTGTTAAACACTACATGTGCCCCATCTGCGGGGAACGCTTCCCATCTTTGCTCACCTTGACAGAGCATAAGGTCACCCATAGCAAGAGTCTGGACACAGGCAGCTGCCGTATCTGTAAGATGCCACTGCAGAGTGAAGAGGACTTCCTGGAGCACTGCCAGATGCACCCTGACCTGAGGAACTCTCTGACAGGTTTCCGGTGTGTGGTGTGCATGCAGACAGTGACCTCCACATTGGAGCTCAAGATCCACGGTACTTTCCACATGCAGAAGACAGGAA
It contains:
- the znf521 gene encoding zinc finger protein 521 isoform X7; its protein translation is MKTHASNKPHKCPVCRRGFLSSSSLHGHMQVHERGKDGSSSSFSRAEEWKLKETRKCSRCEEGFDVPEELQRHIAECHPECSPLEDGGLGATLQCIYCHEPFSDEGTLLTHIDQAHSRDRKGHTCAICSEHFLSVEDLYAHMDIHQLPESSNHSNSPSMLTVGYTSVSSTTPDSNLSVDSSTMVETAPPVAKTRGRRKRAAQNASDLGGRSSKQPKVSYSCMYCNKQVFSSLAVLHIHLRTMHLDKPEQAHTCQFCLEVLPSLLNLNEHLKQVHNAEDHAALLASLPDALLQCNFCPEVLSDLNALQEHIRCSHGFPSPVAKESNAFFCPQCFMGFLTEATLEEHVRQTHCDGGSLRFDSPLAVTPKEPIVEVYSCSYCTNSPIFNSVLKLNKHIKENHKNIPLALNYINNGKKSLRTLSPSSPISVEQTSILKQGNSASRATSEFICNQCGAKYTSLDLFQTHLKTHLDGLQPQLTCPQCNKEFPNQESLLKHVTIHFTITSTYYICESCDKQFTSVDDLQKHLLDMHTFVFFRCTLCQEVFDSKVSTQLHLAVKHSNEKKVYRCTSCNWDFRHETDLQLHVKHSHLENQGRAHRCIFCGESFGTEVELQCHITTHSKKYNCRFCSKAFHAIVLLEKHLREKHCVFEGKAQNCGTNGSTLSGGEGQPKEDTEIQNILTNSHGPGAGGASAVETQNSHDGSEEEVDTAEPMYGCEICGASYTMESLLTNHQLRDHNIRPGESAMIKRKAEMIKGNHKCNVCSRTFFSEAGLREHMQTHLGPVKHYMCPICGERFPSLLTLTEHKVTHSKSLDTGSCRICKMPLQSEEDFLEHCQMHPDLRNSLTGFRCVVCMQTVTSTLELKIHGTFHMQKTGTMSSSQPLARNNVISQNQQSHHVQKFFKCASCLKDFRSKQDLVKMDINGLPYGLCASCVTAAGSKSSSPTVNGGRQQHQGGATTPASSAVAWVQGESLSPGDGKGKGVSSSSSSSSTSSSSAVKTRCSSCNVKFESEAELQNHVQTVHREQAGESNSGQLKTPQVSPMPRASPSQTEEKKTYQCIKCQMVFYSEWDIQVHVANHMLGSQVSGSHHQIEEGLNHECKLCSQSFDSPAKLQCHLIEHSFEGMGGTFKCPVCFTVFVQANKLQQHIFSAHGQEDKIYDCSQCPQKFFFQTELQNHTLTQHSS